The Canis aureus isolate CA01 unplaced genomic scaffold, VMU_Caureus_v.1.0 NW_027326446.1_RagTag, whole genome shotgun sequence genome has a window encoding:
- the LOC144309502 gene encoding nebulin-like → MVSVLAAKHGQDLVSDIDYRNYLHQWMCHPDQNDIIQARKASDLQSNDVYKADLEWLRGIVWIPVDSVDYVRVTKNQEMVNQIKYKKADLDNCPNFTSVVDPPEIVLVKINSVSQSDVKHKETFNKVLKGKYLFSPDTPYITHSKDMRKLYSTILYKGA, encoded by the exons ATGGTGTCGGTGTTGGCTGCCAAGCATGGGCAGGACCTCGTCAGTGATATTGATTACCGTAATTACCTGCACCAATGGATGTGTCATCCTGACCAAAATGACATTATCCAGGCAAGGAAAGCCTCTGACCTACAGAGCAAT GATGTCTACAAGGCTGACCTGGAGTGGCTCCGTGGCATTGTCTGGATACCCGTGGACTCTGTGGACTACGTGAGGGTTACGAAGAACCAGGAAATGGTGAATCAG ATAAAATACAAGAAGGCTGATCTCGACAACTGTCCTAACTTCACAAGTGTGGTGGATCCTCCAGAGATTGTTTTGGTGAAGATTAACTCAGTCAGTCAAAGTGAT gtaaaacataaagaaacatttaataaagtATTGAAGGGCAAGTATCTATTTTCTCCAGATACACCATATATCACCCACTCCAAAGACATGAGAAAACTCTACAGTACT ATACTGTACAAAGGGGCTTGA